The sequence below is a genomic window from Gossypium hirsutum isolate 1008001.06 chromosome A11, Gossypium_hirsutum_v2.1, whole genome shotgun sequence.
TAAAAGTGGCATTTGagaattaaattttatgtaaagtttagaaattttattaaaatctaaaatttataaattttatcttatttaagatttaaattaattttactaaaatttgagATAAACATTATTATATAGAACTGATTTAATAAAGAGTGTGCTTCATAGTTTATACTTGTTATAAAAGAAAAACGGTTgtgaaaaggaagaagaaaatataaaaaatcggcTCTAATAAACTTTAGTGTTATGATGAAATACTGTTATAGAATAGGGtgaatatttgatatattgacagtatatatatttttaactccACAAGCAGAGTTATTAAATTaccatgtctcaattttttaaaaattgttactATATTCTACATACAGTTGTCGTCAACTCAACTTTACTTGTGAAACTTTTAAATTTCACAAACAATTTACTATATGTTTTCTTTAAGACTAAGTATAATACAGTtaacaattttactaaaaaaatcaataaataaattaataaaccaacataaaattaaataatttacattTAACAAAAcacataatatttttattattaggcGAAGAAAATATTGATAAAAGTTGTCTATTATTCATAAATTCTTTGGGTCAAaatattattcttaaaagttgGTCAAATCAAAACTTTATTGTATATACAACATGGTATATGCCAAAACTGAAAAAAAGGATGATATAGCTTAATCATGAAAACGTGGGAAAGCTACTACATGTCTAACAAACTGATTTTGAATATATTAGACTTGGACCAACCTTAAAATTGTAACATCGAAAACTACCTTCCGTCATCTAGtatattattttaccatttaaaaaaaattattacagtatttaaaatattattgaaattattgGGGGTGTTTGAAGcctaatttacattattatttaagaatatgattaaatttcacacattaatttaattattaaaatattaaaaatcaaatttaaacaatcaataaatattattattgaatatttttagtttttttatacttttatataaaatttataaaaaaaaatccaaaataaacataaagataatgaaatttaaacctaaaatattaaacatataaaactattaatcttttaatatataaacttttttcattaaatttattttttgaatgtttaccttatccaaaattttcatgtttgtttGCATTTGGTACTATTTTGGATATTTGACAATtttctatttcaattttattgttaattatgattaaatgttatactattAAAATGGATGAATAATTTAATACAGGTcgtaattttattgtttatttttaaagtatGGTGGTGAAAATTGAAGATATATTAGATGATGTGTCTATTAAGTATTCAGCATAAGTAGTATTCTAaagttgaaatatttttaatttgatgtcTATTTACGTGATATATATTGTTTTTAGtgatcaatttttataaaaaataaattatagattaaaacttcataattatttattctataaaaaataaaattatgaaaacaaATAATATTTTCGTTGGATCcagaaaagaaaatggaggagAATGATGTCATATCAAATGGTAGAGAAGAGGAGAGGAAAAGGGCAAAAAAGGGAAAGCATGGAAGCTATGAGAAATTATGATTGGTGAGGAGTGTGGGTTGGTTGGTTGGTACTTGGTAGCACCGACGATGCCTTGATTGGATGGGCCGCCTGCCATTAAATGTCCCCCCAACCTCACTCTTATGCCAGATTtcgtttaaaaaatatataattcggttattaatatttttgaaatatttttttatcttaactGATTCACTGTGACacatttttaattgatataataataattctcatcttttatactttatattaatttcaacttgattttatataaaaatataaaaaattagatttttttttaaatttaaaaaattctaaaaatacagaaaattcataaaaaaattcaaaaattgataaaGTGAAAAGAAACAAGGGGAAATTGGTTTTTgattataagaaaagaaaaaggaaaagatttAGTATCGAAAAATAATTGATAtggattgaaattttgaattatgtttgaaaaaaaaatttgtggtatattttgtatatttgtgGTTTAAAAAATgacatcaaaattaattttacaaGTTTTTATAAGATTAACTATGGAAAAAAGTCATTTAATAGCATGAAATTCAACTTGATGATATTATtagtttggttttgttttattattaatttgttattgaaTTCTATTGACCGATCAGTTTCATTCTTATGCCTCAATATTGAACAATCCTAAACTTTACTGCAACAGAATATTGAGTTTTCTTGTATAAACATTAGTTTTTaatcaaaaataatttcaaaaacattaataatcaaattatattttttttagttaaaagatcAAAACGAAAACTTATAAGTGAGTAATAATGTAGTTTACTACTTTTTTTATATTCTCTTTCTATGTATACAGGGTCGAAGTCAGAACAATTTTTTTTGAGgggtcgaatgaaattttaatttttttatagtctatatctttataatttttaaacgactaaatcaaatttttataattttagaagggccaaagtataattttacttttactaattaaaaattttaaattttttaaagagcctaaataacaattttttatttttaaggggGGTTGGGGCACCTACCAGCCCCTTAGATTCGCCTctgtatgtatatataatgagtgaaattaaaaattttatgtccatagtcgaaataaaatttaaaaaaatagacagttaaatgttaaaaattttatattatgacaatttaaattgaattattagctaaaagtaaaaatttcttttaatgaAGGGTTAAAAAGTtaaactaaattattattattattaaagagaCTTTTAGACAATTATACCATTTAATCAAGGAGTCTATGGTCCTTTATATCCAGTTGACTACTTAGCTtctaatctatatatatatatatatatttgtttattagCTTCTAATGTTTTacgtatttaatatataattagttttttaaatattgtatttttaactGTAGTAATTAACATaaagtaatatttattatttaaattattgaatataattaaaatatattagcttatcaattcaaatattataatagaaaattttcaaataataaataaagcatttttaacatattcaacatattaatataaaatttaaatttattattatatatttttgaaaatatttatgtatttttatatttttatttattttttaaaaattaggatcaaattgtgaccatttgtaaattttgatggttaatttttttaaaattatgactaaaccGATATAATATATACAAGTTTAAGGCTAAACTTATTATTTTACCGATTTTTTAAATACTATGTCACCCTCCTATTAGTACAATTAACAGAAAACATAGCATTtactaacaaataaataaaaaaaaattatttgagaacccaatacaaaatcaataaatttatataaaaaatcctTACCACTCTACTAATAATCATCTATTTTGTGAGTTTAGTAGACTCAAAATACCCTCCACCTAATCGcataatgaaatttttttttgaatggaAACATCAAAGTTTTCATTAGAGATTGATAGTATCAGTCAAAATAACTTGGTGGATACAAGTAGGATAGTCGTCAATCCAATACAAATCATTGTCAAGAGTATTGCTAAATTTTGCAAGCTGATGGGTAGCCTTGTTGCCTTCCCGTCGGATATGGTTGATACTAAATTCAGCAAACTATTGCAGCAAGAATTTGGCCTTGTCAAGAATTGGTCCAATCTCAGAGAAATGTTCTTTACCATTCAATCCTTTCATAATCACTCTTGTATCACCTCCAATAATACCATAGGATAATCCCATGTTAATATCTATTTCAATGGCTTTAACAGCTGTAATAGCTTTCACAGTAGTAGCAGCATTTGCTGCAATTGGCAATTTCAGAGCTGCTGCACCGACCACAAATCCTTCAAAGTCTCTTAACACAACTCCTTCCCCTCCATTGTTGTTTGATGCCTTAAAACTagcatcaaaattaaaactagcATCAAAATTGACCTTAATAAAATTGGAGGTTGGACTTCTCCATTGGTAGAAAGGTGAAGAACCATAAGTTCTTTTGCTTCTCACATTTGCTTAAGTGAAATCCTTGTAGCAATTATTATTACTTTCAACAATTCTCACATCGATATCATTGGCAATGCGAAAAATGAAGCATTTCTCCAGTTCCATAATGTCTGATAGAATACTAGAATAGAAGGAGAAATATTCACAATGTAATGATCtatcttattttctttaattggTTCATATACAAGCTTATACAGAGGAACCTTAACTGCTATTAACAAAATACCAACTTTTGTAACTGCTTAACCACTTAGCTAATTTAGCTAATTCATACACTAATTACATGTGTATTTAGATACTATAACATTCACCCAGTTTCCTCAAGTGAGACGACCGAAGAAAATGACAAAATCGAGTAAATATTGACACAGACAATAGTTTAGTGAGAATATCTGCCACTTGGTCACAGGCAGGAACTTCGCCAACTATCAATTCTCCACTTGCCACCTTTTTCCAAACAAAAAACAGATCAAGTTCAACATGTTTAAACTTGGAGTGCAAAACCGGATTAGCTGTAACAGCTACTGTACTAGAATTATCACATCACACTATCGGAGGATCAGCTGAACTGAGTTTTAATTCTATCAATAGAGAGACCAGCCAAGCAACATCGCTAGTGGCGTTGCTAAACTACGATATTCAGCCTCACCTGTAGACCGAGAAACAACTTGTTATTTCTGAGTACACACAGTATCTCGTAGTAGATTGACGATCATCAAAATCAAGTCCCCAATTTGCATCAGCATAACCAACCAAAGACAGCCGCTCAGACCATTGAAAAAGTAATCCATGAGAAAGAGTGCCACGTAAATACCAAAGAATACGTTTCAACGCTACCATATGCAGAGTAGTGGGAGCATACATAAATTGACACACCCTATTAACCGCATATGCAATATTAGGCCGAGTTAAAATGATATACTGAAGAGCACCGGCAAGACTACGACATTCAGTTGGATTAGCAAGACAGTTACCCCCATCCTTTGATAACACTGAAGAGCTTACCATTGGTGTATGAACACTTTTGGCATTAGACATAGAACTCTGTTCAAGAAGCTCTTGAATGTATTTGCACTGACACAAGTGAAGACTGTCAGAGGAAGATCTACTAACTTAATCACCAAAAAATAATGGAGATCACTCATATCCTTTAGAGCAAACTTATTGTGTAACTGTTGGACAAAATAACTTATTTCGTCAGATAAACTGTCAGTGATAACAACATCATCTACATAAACAAGCACATACAAAGTGTAGTCAGAAGAAGATCGAACAAACAACGAAGCATCTGATTTTGACAACATAAAACCAGTAGAAATAAGAAACTATTTTAACTTGTCAAACCAGGCACGAAGAGCTTGTCATAGGCCATACCAAGCTTTAGTCAGATGACACACCAATTTTTCACCATTTGAACCATGTTGCACAAAACTCGGAGGTTGCTACATATACACGTCATCAGTTAGATCACCATTCAGAAAGGCATTATTGACATCAACTTGCCGGAAGGGCCAATCCTTGGTCACAGCAACAGATAGGATGACTGGAATGGTAGCAGGTTTGACTACCGGACTGAGCGTCTCCTTTAAATCACAGCCAGGCACCTATGAACAGCCCTTGGCCACTAATCGTGCCTTCTGGCGGTTAATCGTCCCATCATGATTCTTCTTTATCTTAAACAACCACTTGCAACtaatcgctttccgactaggagGAAGAGAACAGAGCTCCTATGTAAAATTAGCTATTAATGCATCAAATTCAGCTTGAACAACTACACCCAGTCTGGATGAGCAATGGCCTTCTCAACAGAACTTGGCTCAACCTCAAAGTTGTCTGCGCATAAAGCTTTGGGTTTAAAAACACCAGCTTTAGACTGAGTCACCATAGCATGAGTATTGGTAGTAAGGACAGTAGGAACAGTAACTTGCTCAGGAGAAATAGTTGCAGTAGAAGAAATATCCTCCTCTTGGACAACAGTCCTTGAGTCATTTAACAAATTCACAGAATTATGTTGAGAAGCACCACACATAGCAGAAGAATCATGCGGATCGGATTCATCATTAGGACTTGCTAGTGAAACCCCAGTTGCAGGCGCAGAACGCACATGAGTTTCTCCAGTGGTAAAAGACCGAACAATAGGAACATACGTAGTAGTACTCAGAGACGTCTAACCACCGTTTGAAGAAGAGAGCGGAAACAAAAGTCGATTTTCATCAAAGACAACATGCCTAGAGACAATTATCTTACCATTTGTCGTTAAACAAAAATAACCTTTATGATGCGCCCTATACCCCAAAAACGTAGATGGCTGTGACCGAAACTCAAGCTTGTGTTTAACAAACGGACATAAGTATGGAAAACAACAACAACCAAACACTTTGAGATGATCATAAGTCGGTTCGCGATCAAACAAACTTTAATATGGGGATCGTCCTTTCAACACAGGAGTAGGCAATCGATTAATAAGATGTACTGCACTGCAAAACGTATAGCCCCAATACTTCATTGGTAAATTAGCCTGAGCCAGAAGAGTAAGACCAGTCTCCACAATATGTCTGTGTTTACGTTCAGCGACACCATTTTGCTCAGACTTGTGAGGGCAGGAAACATGATAAAGTATCCCCTGACTAACGAGAACAAACGAAAAGACACGAAACTCACCGCCCCAATCACTTTGAAATTTCTTAATGCACTTCCCAAACTGAGTGAGAACCATATTCTGAAATTGACCAAAACACTCTACGGCTTGAGATTTGCAACTTATCAGATACACCCAGGTAAACTGACTAGTCATGTCAATGAAAGAAACATAATACAAAATCCCTTCACATGGAACAACAACTGGGCCTCACAAATCAGAAACAACCAATTCAAACAAATCATCATACTCAGTATTAGAATAAGAAAAAGGCAATTTATGAGATTTTCCTTTTTGACATGTAACACAAACATTATCAAGATAACTTTTATTTACAATAATCTGAAATTTGTCTAGAACAGCTTTTACATTATTATGAGCAGGATGACCCAGCTTTTTATGCCACAAACTAAAAACATCATCACCTGTAGAAGAATCTTGAACAACCGTACTATGAACACATGGAGGCAAAACACTCGAACCCGCTGAGAACTGATATAGCCCATCACGAACTTGGCCCTGCATTAAGATTTCCTGTGTCTGGATGTCCTTAATCACACAATACGAATGGTGAAATTCAAAAAGCACATTGTTTTCAGTAGCAAACTTAGACACAGATAATAAAATTTTCTGAGCATATTCGAGAGATGTAGTAATTTCTTCTTCGTAGGAAAAATTGTACCCCTAATGGATGAAATTTTGGTAGATACCCCATTACCCATTAAGAGAGAAGAGTTACTTATATATGGAGTGGAGCCATGTAAATCCGAAGCATTCCTGCATACATGATGAGTAGCCCCTAAGTCTGGGCACCAGGACATGCTTCCTACCGGCAATGGAACATAAGAATCAGTAGAGTTAAAATTAGAGTCATATGCTGTAGCATCAGAATAATCCGAAGCGTGCAACTCAGGAAGCCTAGGGGGAAGCCCAACAAACTGAGACGAGTCATACGGAAACGAGTCAACACTAAACAAACGAGCACATGGTTTTGTCCGCCACGGGGCCTCATGAACAGTCTACCAAGATCTGTCAATACCAACACAATTAGCAGAGGGCTCAGGCACAAATTGACCATCAGTTGGGTGAGATCGAACCGATCCACTAGGCCCACGTGGCCTAGAAGTCATCTTACCATACGAACGACCCAAAGACTCATCATTAAATTGAAAACCCATAGCATTTCGTCCACTATCAAACTCACGCCCATTACCAAACGAATTTGGGCCAACATTATCACACTGTCCATTTCTATTTTGAACAAATGGATTCCCTGCATGTGGCCCACGTGGGACACCACTATCCATTCCATAATTCGACCACAAATAAGGCCTCCAAATTTGACCGTAAGTCCCCCAATTTTGACCAAAGATATTTTCACCTATTCGATCATCATCTCTCCCAAACCTGCTAGACGCAAAACCACCCCGTCGTGCTATCGGTGCATCGTTTGACGTTTGGTCGTCAAGATTGTAACCATAGTAGCACCTCTACGCGAGATGTCCATATCTACTATAGATTTGGCACTGGATTCGTGGACGGAACGAACGACCTCGACCACGAACAAATGAATGTCCTCCTCCACGAAACGGACCATCTGTCGACTGAAGTTGTGGCCCCTCTACAACGTTCGCAGCAACCAACAACTCTTGGGCTGACCGAATTTGTTGAGCTTCGCACTCAAGCAAAGCATCTACGATGCATTGAAACGGTAACGGTCCTGAGGAGAGTGACGCGGATGAAACAATAGCATCAAACTTAGAGGAGAGACCAGTAAGAAAAACTGCCGTTCGTTCGGCCTCCGAGATCTGAGATCCAGATGTTGCAAGAAGAGCGCACAAGCTGGTGATTTTATTCACATACGATCAAATAGAAAGGCTACCTTTTCGGAGAGAGTGAAGCTCATGACGCAACTATGATTACTTCGTGCTTAAATTGGTTACAAACAGATTATTCGCCATGATCCAGACTTCACGGGCAATCCGAACATCCGTAAATGAGGAAAAAAACGAAGAGCTTATCGTAGACAAAAGCCAGGAGGTAAGCAAACTGCCTTACTGATCAAAGATCAAAACAGACAGATTAACGACAAGGCTACCATTGAAGGATTGAATAAACCTCGTCGGAGCTGTCAATAATCCATTAAGTATACCAAACAAATCGTATTCACGAAGAATGAGCCGGATCTACTGTTGTCATTGAACGAACGAACCTTCATCCAGTTTGACAACCTCATGTCGAGGAAAGGACGTGACCACTCGATCACCAAGAAGCACCGAGCCACTAAGCTCAACAGAATCAGATTCGGCAGAATGCGTGGTAGCCATGCCCGAGAATCACCGAGCGACTGATACCATGATATAATACTAGAATAGAAGGATAAATATTTACAAGGTAATGATCTATCTTATTTTCTTTAATCGGTTCATATACAAGCTTATACAGAGAAGAGGAACCTTAACTGCTATTAACAAAAAACCAACTTTTGTAACTGCTTAACCACTTAGCTAATTTAGCTAATTCACACACTAATCACATGTGTATTTAGATACTATAACAATGTCCAAAAAAAATGAACCTGTCAAAATAATCTTTCTTCAATTCAATATTTCGTCAATTCACGAGCTGCAATTTCAATCCATTCCACTCCATTGTTAACGTCCTTATTGCAAATTTGATTCGAAAATCCATTTAAGGCCAATGCACTCTTTGCAATAGGGCATTTATGTAGGGCACGCATAATATCTTCTGACTTATTTCTAAATCTTAAATAAGCAAAACTTGCGCCTTGTATTCGTGCATTCAAAGCACAACCCGAGTGGAGAATATTATTGTACACTCTCTAACAAAAGATCTTGATTTTATTGCTCACATTCACTTTCCATATGCATTTTGCATGCAATTCTATGAGGTCCCAAGTCAAACTCGTTAACTGATTGAAGTAAACATCTATACCAACTTCAAACTGAGTAATTCCCATTAGCATTCCAATTCCAAATAAGTTTATCTTCAGCATTCTTATTCACCAACGAAATCTTGCAAATTGCTTCTGCTTCCTCTTTAGAAAACTCTCTCTTAATAAGGTTCTCCCTTCAAACCATTCGGCTTACATCAGTGAGTTCACAAACCTTAGACTCTTCGTTGAAGTTGGTACAAGGGGATAGAGCCAATGAATTTAATTCGGTTGGAATCCAAACATCTTCTTTAACTCGTGCGGTGAGACCATTTCTAATCCACCATCTAGCATCTTCTTTAACTTGGTTCCATAAAGGAACAATTCAGAAAGTATCTAGCTTTAAAAACTTTATGGCAAAGTGAGTTCTTGTTGCGAAGGAGACGCCATCTTTGTTTCGCTAAAAGAGAAAGGTTGAATAAATGCAAATCCCGAAACCCCATGTCCCCTATACTTTTTGGTTGACAAACATTGTTCCATTTGAGCCAAGATATTTCTTGGAACTGGTTGATGAGTAGCCTTCTCTCCTCAACTGAAACATAcaagaatttgaccaattttggTAATGTAAACCCATCTGTCAATTGGAAGTTGATTTGGAAGTGTAAGGCTCCTCAAAGAGTTCGTGTATTTCTATGGTTGTTGTGGCAAAATAAGATTCTGATTAATGGGGAACGGGCTCGACGACATATGACTAACGAAGGTCATTGTGTTCATTGTGGAAATTCCATTGAGACAAGCTTACATGCCATATGAGATTGTGAGTTCTCAAAAGTGGTTTGAAAGACAATGATTCCAATTCAGTCAGGAATATGTTCTTTTCAGCGAATCTGAATATATAGTTAACCACTAACTTGTTAACTCAAGAGGAATTGACTATAAAGGAGGAAAATTGGCCGATTTTGTTTGCAAAATTGTGTTGGCTATTATGGAAAAgccaaaataatttcattttcaatAATAGTCATAGTAATGTTGATATTGTTGTAGGTACATGTTTAGCCTGGGCTGCAAGCTTTGTAAACTCAAAATCTTGTGAACTCCATTGCATTTAGATGGTGTCGGGTGATCATTGGAGACCGCAGGAGAAAGGGTAGGTTAAGTTGAATGTAGATAGTGCATTATTGGAAAGCAATAATACTGTTACGATTAGAGGAGTATTTAAAGACCATGATGCTAATTAGATGTGCGATTTTGCTATATGGATTGAAAAGTAATTAGTTTTCAATATTGAGGTAAGAGTTATATTAGAATGCCTCAATTTAGCTTGGGCGTTTGGTTTTAAGCAATTGGAGTTGGAGTGTGATTATACTTTAGTTGTGGAAACTATCTTAGCTGGTGACACGGGTACTAGTATGTTATCAGAGTTGCGTTTGATTAGTCAACTTTTATGTCAAAATTGACAGGTTCGATTTTGACACATCCCTAGGGAACTTAACAAAGAGATGATTGGATGGCTAAATCGGGAAGCAAGAACTATGATGAGATGCAAGTATATGAAGAGGCCTTAACCCTTATTACGAGAGCTTTTCGAGGTTGATCTTGATTCTATGGTTGTTACTTCTAATTAATTTGTCATCTTTGCAGTCACTTTCTAATTGTTTCttgttaccaaaaaaaaaaggcaaatgaTTGAAATGTTACAACCTAAAAACGTTATTGaccaaaatataacattttatagTTGAGAGGTAAAaagaaaattaaccaaaattgagtgattatttttttaatttgattttagtctttagtttttatttaacgtttcttttgatagaaaatattaaaattttaagtgtatGTTTcgcatttgaaaaataaaaattataaacgaTCATAGTTTTTTTATGGTATgttaaaatgtaaaagaaaaacgTGGGACATTTTAATAATGTTGCTGacattcaaatattttatttttaaaagaacaaaaaaattgaTGGCGTCCATGAGAAAGCCCAAAGAGGGCCCGAATCTTTAACAGATATATAGGCAACGGCCCAACCATATAAAACGTGGTACCAGAAGACCCAAATCTAAATATAAAGGCGGTTTTCGAGACCCAAAACTAAAACGGCGAAGGCTAATTGATAAGCAGCGTGAGCAGAGAAAgctagctagggtttctttcctTACAGAATGATTTACGACGTCAATTCTGCACTCTTCCGCTCATTCCTCAGCCAGAAGGGCGGCTCTGACAAAAGGTTCCTCTCTCTCTCTTCTctctccatatatatatatgcatcttTATCCTTTTCCATCCTAATTTATGTGTAAACTTGCTCCCGTGTTAGTTTAGTTTCAATGTTATTAACGTAAATGATTATATTCACTGGGAGTTGATGAAATGCTGACGTATTCTCTTTTCAAGATTTTTGTTTGCTATTTTAATGGGAATGTTGGTCAAAGGGGAAATTTTATCAAGTGCTTACTTTTGATTCCGGCGGAAACTTGGCCAGAAAAATGTTCACTAAttgtttatttcaattatttagcATGTATTTTTCAACTATTCGATGAAagctaattatttttttttgggaAGATTGTGATTGCGAACAATGAGTATGATGTTTAGAATTAGATTCTTTGTGTTTATGTTGTTTGAACATATATAGAGAGGGCTTTATTTGCACTGGGCTTAGCTTGCTGGTTTGTTTTGTGATTGATTCTTATGAAATTAGGAGGATATGGTTGCTAATTGCTTTAGATGTCTCTAGCAGTTATGGTTACTGAAACTGCATCCAGTGGGCTCTATTCAATAACCTGCAACTTGCGACTTAGGAAGCTTTTATCAATCTCTCTAACACTCAGTGAAGCCTGTTTTATGGTCAGCTCTTTCCAGATACAACATTGAATTGTTTCTTTTATGGTTTATGTTCTCAATTTGGGGAAAGATTTGTTTGTCTTTCTAGTTTAGCTTGTTATGCTGTTTaaacaacttgtttcctttctcaTGCTTTGCCTTGTGCTACAAATGATGATTATGTGAGGTTTTCTAATGCGTCATTTGCCGTCTGCCTCACTGAAATCTTATTGTAAGAAAAGGTTTTTGTTCCGGTGAGATGCTTCTAATCAGTGGGTGTAACTTTTGCTTGGCTTTTCAGGAAAATGGAGGAGCAGAGACCCAAAGCAAGTGAGAACAAACCTGTTATGACAGAGTAACTGATGCTTTTTTTTAGTCTGCTTTAAGATAGGACAGGTTGGTTGTTGTTTTAGAATGGAAATTATTGTGGATGTTTCTAATTTCTAT
It includes:
- the LOC107922992 gene encoding wound-induced basic protein, translating into MIYDVNSALFRSFLSQKGGSDKRKMEEQRPKASENKPVMTE